The Desulfomonilaceae bacterium genome has a segment encoding these proteins:
- a CDS encoding response regulator, which translates to MAGSEILQEKLILAVDDEEDVLDIIEEELSESANVTLHRATTFEKAQQYLVSYTYDLVILDIMGVRGFDLLQIADNAGFPTVMLTAHAFTPEALKKSIELGARAYLPKEKLGSLVPFLEDVLKLNYHSAWKKALDQVGHLFNRKFGSDWRKSENEFWEDFEKKMTVDDAAIIK; encoded by the coding sequence ATGGCCGGTTCTGAAATCCTTCAAGAAAAACTGATTCTTGCCGTTGATGACGAAGAGGATGTCCTTGACATCATTGAAGAGGAACTCTCCGAGTCAGCGAATGTAACCTTACATCGAGCCACAACCTTTGAAAAGGCTCAACAATATTTGGTTTCTTACACATACGACCTAGTAATTTTGGACATCATGGGAGTCAGAGGGTTTGATCTTCTTCAGATTGCTGACAACGCCGGATTTCCAACTGTCATGTTGACCGCTCATGCGTTTACTCCTGAAGCTTTAAAAAAATCGATCGAGCTTGGAGCGCGCGCATATTTACCAAAAGAAAAACTCGGTTCTCTAGTCCCATTCCTTGAAGACGTCCTGAAACTGAATTACCACTCAGCGTGGAAGAAAGCGTTGGATCAGGTAGGACATCTATTTAACAGGAAATTTGGGTCAGACTGGAGAAAGTCTGAAAACGAGTTCTGGGAAGATTTTGAAAAGAAAATGACGGTAGATGACGCTGCAATAATCAAATGA
- the glgP gene encoding alpha-glucan family phosphorylase: MNLRKYVVVPPMEGDLENLREIANNLWFSWNMDAVELFDHLDEGLWREGGHNPLWSLIRLSRQRLKEIREDEGYLAHAEKVCQRFRSYIKRSRKYAYRLARPVDFIIAYFSLEFGITESLPIYSGGLGLLAGDHLKSSSDLNLPLVGVGLMYQEGYFKQRLSQDGWQQEIYPKTRFDTLPLEKQTDKEGNLLILKVKLAGEPLYFRILKVNVGRVPLYLLDADIPENPPSLRSLTARLYGGDTETRIRQEILLGIGGARALKALGIAPSVFHLNEGHAAFTLLERVRHFIEEEGLTFEEAQQIVTSQSILTVHTPVPAGNDVFERGMMEKYFRSSVEKAGVDFDQFLATGRKIPGDRNEPFWMPVLGLRLTSKANGVSRLHGRVARDMWHEVWPTVDREDVPIGYVTNGVHIPSYISRDLLRLYDRYLGPGWTEDPDNEKIWERVEQIPDTEFWRTHERCRNRLIYFARRRLIEQLKNRGGSALEIEEASSVLDTEALTICFARRFATYKRATLIFSDLERLATILNQSGRPVQLIFSGKAHPADNGGKKLIQTIVQIIKSQPFRGRVVFIEDYDINVARYLVQGADVWLNNPRRPLEACGTSGMKAAANGALTLSVLDGWWDEGYSGDNGWAIGSGEEYDNLDYQDDIESKELYDLLEQSVMPLFYERGADDLPREWIKMAKMSLSTICPVFNSHRMVTDYVESSYVPCAGDFQKLSDANYSLLKDLVAWKRKIGADWNKLSILDVSVSNHSERLKGKSVEIQVKIDTAGHNPNEFKVELLHGPTDLWESFKVRHIARLYPAIYGDSDNGAFIFKGEIPLTDTGLYGYGVRVTPQFPGLPSSEGFDLMLRG, translated from the coding sequence ATGAACTTACGGAAATATGTTGTCGTGCCACCGATGGAAGGCGACCTGGAAAATCTTCGAGAAATAGCCAACAATTTGTGGTTTTCCTGGAATATGGACGCGGTCGAACTGTTTGATCACCTCGATGAAGGACTCTGGCGGGAGGGTGGCCATAATCCTCTGTGGTCTCTGATACGTTTATCTAGACAAAGGCTGAAAGAAATTAGAGAGGATGAGGGTTACCTCGCTCACGCTGAAAAGGTCTGCCAGAGATTTCGATCATACATTAAACGCTCCAGGAAGTACGCATATCGGTTAGCCCGACCGGTCGATTTTATTATCGCCTACTTTTCGCTGGAATTCGGAATCACTGAATCCCTCCCCATATATTCAGGGGGGCTTGGACTTCTTGCGGGAGATCATCTTAAATCATCCAGCGACCTCAACCTACCACTGGTCGGGGTAGGATTGATGTATCAAGAAGGTTACTTCAAACAACGACTTTCGCAGGATGGCTGGCAACAGGAAATATATCCCAAGACAAGATTTGACACCCTGCCACTCGAAAAACAGACCGACAAAGAAGGAAACCTCCTAATTCTCAAGGTCAAACTTGCAGGAGAACCTCTTTATTTTAGAATTCTTAAGGTCAATGTGGGCAGAGTGCCATTATACCTTCTAGACGCGGACATACCTGAAAATCCACCATCTCTCAGAAGTTTGACCGCACGATTGTATGGCGGCGATACGGAAACCCGTATCAGACAGGAGATACTTTTGGGAATCGGTGGCGCCAGAGCGTTGAAGGCGCTAGGAATTGCCCCCTCTGTTTTTCATCTCAATGAAGGACACGCCGCTTTTACGTTACTGGAGAGGGTCAGACATTTTATTGAGGAGGAAGGTCTGACTTTTGAAGAGGCCCAACAAATAGTTACGAGTCAAAGCATATTAACTGTCCATACTCCGGTGCCGGCTGGTAATGATGTGTTTGAACGCGGCATGATGGAAAAGTATTTTCGTTCTTCGGTGGAGAAGGCCGGAGTTGATTTTGATCAATTCCTTGCTACCGGTAGAAAAATCCCCGGTGATCGTAATGAGCCGTTCTGGATGCCGGTCCTCGGACTAAGATTGACTTCCAAGGCCAATGGAGTTAGTCGGCTTCACGGCAGAGTAGCACGCGACATGTGGCATGAAGTATGGCCAACAGTGGACAGGGAAGACGTGCCGATAGGTTATGTCACCAACGGGGTCCACATTCCGTCATATATATCCAGGGATTTATTGCGGTTGTATGACAGGTATCTCGGACCGGGCTGGACGGAAGATCCGGATAACGAGAAAATTTGGGAGCGTGTAGAACAGATTCCAGATACAGAATTCTGGCGAACCCATGAACGATGCCGCAATCGATTAATATATTTTGCCCGGCGGCGATTGATAGAACAACTGAAGAATCGAGGGGGGTCAGCGCTCGAAATAGAGGAAGCCTCCAGCGTTCTCGATACCGAAGCTTTAACTATATGTTTTGCCAGGCGTTTCGCCACCTATAAACGCGCAACCTTAATCTTTAGCGACCTTGAACGGCTCGCTACAATTCTTAACCAGTCAGGAAGGCCGGTTCAACTGATTTTTTCGGGCAAGGCCCACCCTGCTGACAATGGCGGCAAGAAACTTATCCAGACCATAGTGCAAATTATTAAGTCACAACCTTTCAGAGGACGAGTCGTCTTTATTGAAGATTACGATATCAATGTCGCCAGATACCTTGTTCAGGGCGCGGATGTTTGGCTCAACAATCCCCGGAGGCCCCTTGAGGCGTGCGGAACTTCGGGAATGAAGGCTGCGGCGAACGGGGCGCTAACATTGAGTGTGCTTGATGGTTGGTGGGATGAAGGTTACTCGGGTGATAATGGCTGGGCTATCGGTTCTGGTGAAGAATATGACAACCTGGATTACCAGGATGACATAGAGAGCAAAGAGCTTTACGACTTGCTCGAACAGAGCGTCATGCCATTGTTCTACGAACGGGGAGCTGATGATTTGCCTCGTGAATGGATAAAAATGGCCAAAATGTCTTTGAGCACAATTTGTCCCGTTTTCAATTCACACCGCATGGTCACAGACTATGTAGAATCCTCGTATGTTCCTTGCGCCGGTGATTTCCAGAAATTGTCGGACGCCAATTACAGTCTGTTGAAAGATCTGGTCGCATGGAAAAGGAAAATAGGCGCCGATTGGAATAAACTTTCAATATTAGATGTCAGTGTTTCCAATCATTCTGAGAGGCTAAAAGGCAAAAGCGTTGAAATTCAGGTCAAAATTGACACGGCGGGGCACAATCCGAACGAATTCAAGGTTGAATTGCTGCACGGCCCAACTGATTTGTGGGAAAGTTTCAAAGTCAGACATATTGCCAGACTGTACCCGGCGATTTATGGCGATTCCGATAACGGCGCGTTCATCTTCAAGGGAGAAATTCCGCTGACTGACACAGGGCTTTACGGTTACGGGGTAAGAGTGACACCTCAGTTTCCAGGTTTGCCGTCATCAGAGGGATTCGATCTGATGCTCAGGGGCTAA
- a CDS encoding sigma-54 dependent transcriptional regulator — MTQPSRPRLLIVDDEADMLRLLKRTLSEDLKCDIETAPNAAEALRLLEGPPFDVVLADIRMPGINGMELLERSKSDRPDLTVVMMTSYGSIDLAVQAIKKGAYDFIAKPFDHDKLVLLMRKALERSHLVRENLVLQRRIRERESFQEMIGASASIQKVFETIRLIGKADVTVLLTGESGTGKDMAARAIHKYSDRSSRPFVAVNCPNLPENILESELFGYRRGAFTHATQDKKGLFLEAQGGTIYLDEIGEISPTLQTKLLRVLQEKEIRPLGQTSTLKVDVRIIASTNQYLERRIKENLFREDLFYRLNVVSLRLPPLRERPEDIPLLAQHFLERYCNEFHKPLKTISTGLMSRFMSHSWKGNVRELENVVSRCVLLAPGEEVRLEDIDWSSSPDKDCLVSSEVIGLTYKEAKTRVLEQFHREYLTGLLSRHNGNVTRAARDCGLERQSLQQVMRRYGMKARDSQTIEE; from the coding sequence ATGACCCAACCTTCAAGACCAAGACTGTTGATCGTCGATGACGAAGCAGACATGCTCAGACTCCTCAAGCGAACTCTTTCCGAAGATCTCAAATGTGATATCGAAACAGCTCCCAATGCGGCTGAAGCTCTGAGGCTGCTGGAGGGCCCTCCATTCGATGTTGTCCTTGCGGATATACGGATGCCGGGCATAAATGGTATGGAGCTTCTGGAACGTTCCAAGAGCGATCGTCCTGACCTCACTGTGGTGATGATGACTTCGTACGGGAGTATAGACCTGGCAGTCCAGGCCATTAAGAAGGGAGCCTATGATTTCATAGCCAAGCCCTTTGATCACGATAAACTAGTCCTCTTGATGAGAAAAGCCCTGGAACGCAGCCATCTGGTACGTGAGAACCTGGTCCTGCAACGTCGCATCCGGGAACGGGAAAGTTTCCAGGAGATGATTGGGGCAAGCGCTAGTATTCAAAAAGTCTTCGAGACAATTCGGCTAATAGGTAAAGCCGACGTAACCGTGCTGCTGACTGGTGAATCGGGAACAGGGAAAGACATGGCCGCAAGGGCTATCCATAAGTACAGCGATCGCAGTTCCCGGCCCTTTGTTGCCGTTAACTGCCCAAATTTACCAGAGAATATTCTTGAGAGTGAGTTGTTCGGTTATCGTAGGGGCGCATTCACCCACGCGACCCAGGATAAAAAGGGCCTCTTTCTGGAAGCCCAGGGAGGGACAATTTATCTGGACGAAATCGGTGAGATTTCCCCGACACTTCAGACGAAACTTCTCAGGGTTTTGCAGGAGAAAGAGATCCGGCCTTTAGGACAAACCTCCACATTGAAGGTAGATGTGCGGATTATCGCATCCACCAATCAGTATCTAGAGCGAAGAATAAAAGAAAACCTGTTTAGGGAAGATCTCTTCTATCGTCTGAACGTAGTGTCGCTCCGGTTGCCACCACTCAGAGAGAGACCCGAGGACATTCCCCTTCTGGCGCAGCATTTTCTTGAACGGTACTGTAATGAGTTCCACAAACCGCTGAAAACTATTTCAACGGGCCTGATGAGCCGTTTCATGTCGCATTCCTGGAAAGGCAACGTCCGTGAACTGGAAAACGTCGTAAGCCGGTGTGTTCTCCTTGCTCCTGGTGAAGAAGTAAGGCTCGAAGACATCGATTGGTCTTCTTCTCCCGACAAGGATTGCCTGGTTTCGTCTGAAGTGATCGGCCTCACATACAAAGAGGCCAAAACGCGAGTCTTGGAGCAGTTTCACCGCGAGTACCTGACAGGATTGCTCTCGCGCCACAACGGAAACGTCACCAGAGCGGCTAGGGATTGCGGACTTGAACGGCAGTCTTTGCAGCAGGTAATGAGGCGCTACGGAATGAAAGCCAGAGATTCACAGACCATTGAGGAATAA
- a CDS encoding ATP-binding protein, with translation MTGYYSLAPVLFSDVIGSSLMIVISFGAVWYASRLKKAEPSNLMWMYLLVLSAAMAGFSISRSVGHLVKHLLLFTGHSYIWECFRPYTGAINSIAFIGVASVTFFFPKVQRINARILSDKMALEKATQDIKLLNHNLEALVEKRTRQLSLSEKKYRGIFEGSMDMIFVLDDQLSFEDINPSGLATLGYDSPSELVGTVSLAEIFFNTSDYEEFIRDLSVSGSIKDRECRIREKSGLEVLILLSVTGTMSDAVKQKSYVGIAKDVTARIRMERQLQQADRLASLGQTAAGVAHELNTPLGIILGYTQLLLRGCNVQDGSHGDLEIIQKQTKNCKRIVQDLLKFSRDSQTKKSYVDLIECFNEVISLLGHQFEKEGVIVKTSFEPDLPKIFADGEKLEQVLVNLMVNAKQAISGNGTIAVTAKIDQEHQGILISVSDNGCGMSPKTAEKIFDPFFTTKPVGVGTGLGLSVSYGIVQAHGGRIEVESKEGVGTTFTVLLPLPDESEQNVEDMQTQAAKE, from the coding sequence ATGACAGGTTACTATTCTTTAGCTCCCGTGTTGTTTTCTGATGTGATCGGCTCGAGCCTGATGATCGTCATTTCTTTTGGAGCTGTGTGGTACGCCTCCCGTTTAAAGAAAGCTGAACCATCCAATCTAATGTGGATGTACCTGCTGGTTCTATCGGCTGCGATGGCGGGATTTTCCATTTCGCGGTCTGTAGGGCATCTGGTAAAGCATCTTCTATTGTTTACAGGACACTCTTACATCTGGGAATGTTTTCGGCCCTATACCGGAGCGATCAATTCCATCGCATTCATTGGGGTTGCCTCTGTAACCTTCTTTTTCCCGAAGGTCCAAAGAATCAACGCTCGGATTCTGAGTGACAAAATGGCCCTGGAAAAGGCTACCCAGGATATAAAATTGCTTAACCACAACCTGGAGGCGTTGGTGGAAAAACGCACCCGCCAATTAAGCCTTTCTGAGAAAAAATATCGGGGTATTTTCGAAGGTTCAATGGACATGATTTTTGTCCTCGACGATCAGCTAAGTTTCGAGGACATTAATCCATCAGGTTTGGCTACGTTGGGATACGATTCACCAAGTGAGCTTGTCGGGACAGTTTCTTTGGCCGAAATTTTTTTCAACACGTCTGATTACGAGGAGTTTATCCGGGATCTTTCTGTCTCAGGATCTATCAAGGACAGGGAATGCAGGATCAGAGAAAAGTCTGGGTTAGAGGTTCTAATTCTCCTCAGCGTCACGGGAACCATGAGCGACGCCGTAAAACAAAAGAGTTACGTAGGCATCGCCAAAGATGTTACTGCAAGGATACGCATGGAACGTCAACTCCAGCAAGCTGATCGACTCGCTTCTCTTGGTCAAACGGCCGCTGGCGTAGCCCATGAATTAAACACTCCATTGGGCATAATCCTGGGGTACACCCAGTTGCTTTTAAGAGGTTGCAATGTCCAAGACGGCAGTCATGGAGACCTTGAAATCATACAGAAACAAACGAAGAACTGCAAACGCATAGTCCAGGACCTGCTCAAGTTTTCACGGGACTCGCAAACCAAAAAATCATACGTTGATTTGATTGAGTGCTTCAATGAGGTAATATCACTTCTCGGACATCAGTTTGAAAAGGAAGGCGTCATAGTCAAAACCAGCTTTGAACCCGATCTGCCAAAGATTTTTGCTGATGGCGAAAAACTTGAACAGGTCCTAGTGAACCTTATGGTAAACGCCAAGCAGGCTATTTCGGGAAATGGAACTATTGCTGTAACCGCCAAGATTGATCAGGAACATCAGGGCATTTTAATTTCGGTTTCTGACAACGGATGTGGAATGTCCCCCAAAACCGCGGAAAAGATATTTGACCCCTTTTTCACGACTAAGCCTGTCGGGGTAGGCACGGGATTGGGACTTTCTGTTAGTTATGGCATTGTTCAGGCCCATGGTGGTCGTATCGAAGTTGAAAGCAAAGAAGGCGTCGGGACCACCTTCACCGTTTTGCTACCTCTACCCGACGAATCGGAACAAAATGTCGAGGACATGCAGACTCAAGCAGCCAAAGAGTAG
- a CDS encoding response regulator: MANILVLDDEQDACNLVKRIADGMKHKAVAFENEDEAIDYAKANPVDLAILDLKLKKMSGLDVLEKLKESNPKIKALLLTGYPTVETAKKAVGLGIHSYLTKPIDVDDLEKGISAALQKGRKGSKEELNI, encoded by the coding sequence ATGGCAAACATACTGGTGTTGGACGACGAGCAAGACGCTTGCAACCTTGTGAAACGAATCGCAGACGGAATGAAGCACAAGGCCGTCGCTTTTGAGAATGAAGACGAGGCAATCGATTACGCCAAGGCCAACCCTGTGGATCTAGCAATCCTCGATCTGAAACTCAAGAAAATGAGTGGGTTGGATGTCTTGGAGAAACTGAAGGAGTCCAATCCTAAAATAAAGGCGCTTTTGCTTACAGGGTATCCAACGGTAGAAACGGCCAAGAAGGCAGTGGGGCTAGGTATCCACTCATATTTGACCAAGCCTATTGACGTCGATGACCTGGAAAAAGGGATATCGGCAGCCTTGCAAAAGGGCAGGAAGGGCTCAAAAGAAGAGCTAAATATTTGA
- a CDS encoding molybdopterin-dependent oxidoreductase — protein MASVDFTRGRRVVYRFLSTLLRDEISRETWDKLRSPLFISALQSASERLTSADLNLGFSRIASFLQSTDPDEGYSSLRYEYADIFLNCGNNPTFPYASAVVAREPLVCQEPLLEAREAYRKAGVHKDPAFLDLDDHIAVELDFMAYLCDREIEDGGQEILSHQRDFIVNHLQPWSVEFSAVLAQSAQSDFYRGLAEITLGFLFLERKAVVDRAAGRMINEDYVNSSNALASVLSRLGLPDEPETIAPGTVPPEPVKLVNSHCYICGSLCGVTAKVKDGILESVSGLKGDPKSDGRVCPKGANVAASLYSAYRLKAPLIKENGRFRKASWDEALDKVVGYLKSTDPHKVAVHRGNDWNNWLTDAFIDNYGAHKHGHRCMCDNATRIANEHNLNDKRPWIHYGDSDYIVMFGINDLATSYGQRKTAMLKAAINRGAKLVVFDPRRCETAAVATEWVPVIPATDGAVAVAMAYVIVKNELYNKEFVENWTYGFEAYKKRLLGEEDGIARTPEWAEKISGVPASTIERIALELAAAKHPGVISWCGVSQSPNAFYGVMALQSLNGLLGTFDAPGGPSLPFKRKLKSAWGQGQQKPPANKPGKMFNFPMWGGWASSKFIESVESGQITGMIDYYGDPVLSYGNQDATIEAFKKLNFLVTIDAFMCNTAVLSDVVLPESTYSEQNQMKADWLYDAFIAYYAEVVKPMYDTKPTAWIFIELAKRMGLEMYFPWVDIEDAYRNQLAGTPWSLDELKEKGFIITDPHEFYKYKKWNGLNPPDGYGSSGKTKTGKYNFVNPVAKESGIDPLPDYKDPKQEMPELAPDEDHPLILGYFRVLEHEHSSTFNNIALMRLCGRNPLWINVLDARKRGIESGTTVEVNSPFGKLLMPAHVTWFIRQGVVGATGGFGHWRGLEGDPKYPGYGGVNVSGIGRPNSPEKYGGTNCQKYIKVQVSKKV, from the coding sequence ATGGCCAGTGTGGATTTCACCAGAGGGCGGCGTGTCGTTTATCGCTTCTTGTCCACCCTTTTGCGTGACGAGATCAGCCGGGAAACGTGGGACAAACTGAGATCTCCCCTTTTTATCTCGGCCTTGCAGAGCGCTTCGGAAAGGCTCACTTCAGCCGATCTGAACTTGGGGTTTTCCCGAATTGCGAGTTTTTTACAATCGACGGACCCTGATGAGGGATACAGTTCCTTGAGATACGAGTATGCGGACATTTTTTTGAATTGTGGCAACAACCCTACTTTCCCGTATGCATCAGCCGTAGTAGCCCGAGAACCACTCGTGTGCCAGGAGCCCCTTTTGGAAGCCAGAGAGGCCTACAGGAAAGCAGGGGTTCACAAAGATCCGGCTTTTCTTGATCTGGATGATCACATCGCTGTTGAGTTGGATTTCATGGCCTACTTGTGCGATCGGGAGATCGAAGATGGCGGCCAAGAGATCCTCAGTCACCAGCGGGATTTTATCGTCAACCACCTTCAGCCCTGGTCAGTCGAGTTTTCTGCAGTGCTTGCGCAGAGCGCCCAATCAGATTTCTACCGGGGCCTTGCGGAGATCACACTCGGCTTTCTTTTTCTCGAACGTAAGGCTGTCGTTGACCGTGCGGCCGGAAGAATGATCAACGAGGACTACGTGAATTCCTCCAATGCCCTGGCGTCCGTACTGTCCCGACTCGGCTTGCCCGATGAGCCGGAAACCATTGCGCCGGGTACTGTGCCTCCTGAACCGGTCAAACTGGTCAACTCGCATTGCTACATATGCGGGTCGCTTTGTGGGGTCACAGCCAAGGTCAAGGACGGGATTCTTGAGTCGGTATCGGGCTTGAAAGGAGATCCTAAAAGTGACGGACGTGTTTGTCCCAAAGGCGCTAACGTCGCCGCCAGTTTATACAGCGCCTACAGGCTCAAAGCCCCATTGATTAAAGAAAACGGCAGATTCCGGAAAGCGTCCTGGGACGAGGCGCTTGATAAGGTCGTGGGCTATCTAAAATCGACCGATCCTCATAAAGTAGCCGTTCACCGAGGCAACGACTGGAACAACTGGCTAACTGATGCGTTTATCGATAATTATGGAGCGCACAAGCATGGCCACCGATGTATGTGCGACAATGCGACTCGCATAGCCAATGAACACAACCTTAATGACAAGCGTCCTTGGATCCATTATGGCGATTCCGATTATATTGTTATGTTCGGAATTAACGATTTGGCAACCTCCTATGGGCAGAGGAAGACCGCTATGCTAAAAGCCGCCATTAATAGAGGCGCTAAATTGGTGGTCTTTGATCCTCGCCGGTGTGAAACAGCGGCGGTTGCAACGGAATGGGTACCGGTAATTCCAGCCACAGATGGGGCGGTGGCCGTTGCCATGGCATATGTTATTGTGAAGAATGAACTTTACAACAAAGAGTTCGTCGAAAATTGGACCTACGGCTTCGAGGCTTACAAGAAAAGACTACTGGGTGAAGAAGACGGAATCGCTCGCACTCCTGAATGGGCCGAAAAAATCAGCGGTGTCCCGGCTTCCACAATTGAGAGAATAGCTTTGGAGCTTGCAGCGGCGAAGCATCCCGGTGTGATCAGTTGGTGCGGTGTCTCGCAAAGCCCGAACGCATTCTATGGTGTAATGGCGCTTCAAAGTCTTAATGGCCTTCTGGGCACGTTTGACGCTCCCGGTGGACCGAGTCTTCCCTTCAAGCGCAAACTTAAAAGCGCCTGGGGTCAGGGACAACAAAAACCGCCAGCCAACAAGCCCGGCAAGATGTTTAATTTCCCGATGTGGGGTGGGTGGGCGTCCAGCAAATTCATAGAATCGGTTGAATCAGGACAGATCACCGGTATGATAGACTATTATGGAGACCCTGTGCTTTCCTATGGAAACCAGGATGCAACCATCGAAGCGTTCAAGAAGCTCAACTTCCTTGTAACGATTGACGCCTTTATGTGCAACACCGCCGTGCTCAGTGACGTCGTACTCCCTGAATCTACTTACTCGGAACAGAATCAGATGAAAGCTGATTGGCTGTATGACGCATTTATCGCGTATTATGCGGAGGTGGTGAAACCCATGTATGACACCAAACCCACCGCGTGGATTTTTATAGAATTGGCTAAGCGCATGGGTCTCGAAATGTATTTCCCATGGGTTGACATTGAAGACGCATACAGAAACCAACTGGCTGGAACACCCTGGTCTCTTGATGAGTTGAAAGAAAAGGGGTTCATTATTACTGACCCGCACGAGTTCTACAAATATAAGAAATGGAACGGCTTAAACCCTCCTGACGGGTATGGATCTTCCGGAAAGACAAAAACAGGGAAATATAACTTTGTTAACCCCGTGGCCAAAGAAAGCGGGATTGATCCTCTCCCGGATTATAAAGACCCGAAACAGGAAATGCCGGAACTGGCGCCAGACGAAGACCATCCGTTGATTCTTGGTTACTTTCGCGTTCTTGAGCACGAACACAGTTCAACGTTCAATAACATTGCATTGATGCGTCTTTGCGGAAGGAACCCATTGTGGATAAATGTTCTCGACGCCAGGAAGAGGGGCATTGAGAGCGGAACAACCGTAGAAGTCAATTCACCATTTGGCAAGTTGCTTATGCCCGCTCACGTAACCTGGTTTATCCGCCAGGGGGTCGTGGGAGCAACCGGTGGGTTCGGCCACTGGAGAGGTTTGGAGGGCGATCCGAAGTATCCGGGATATGGTGGGGTCAACGTCTCTGGAATCGGACGTCCCAACTCTCCGGAAAAATATGGAGGAACGAATTGCCAAAAATATATCAAGGTCCAGGTTTCGAAAAAAGTTTGA
- a CDS encoding GAF domain-containing protein, which yields MPSQTRHLSRDRDYLDVFQQVTKAVSSATSLDEIINLVLTKMTETLVVSGATMFLLDEDSSQLTLRASCGLSERYLNKGQLESENSIADVLRGDPAAIYDVASDPRIKYKVESQKEGIKSLLAVPIFVYGKALGALKLLTREFREFTPDEIKFAVSLAEHCGIAIQHFQDMEARDRQVHYLEALHEVSQMVNTTLDVKTILDRIVLKLPRMMGLQAATVRLLDETGKHLVLVASRGLSEKYLSRGSIDSEEAIQLVLEGKPVAMAHVTTDPRIKFTKEAKEEGIESILAVPITAMGEILGVLRLLSTSVRDFSEEEINFVTALSEQSGIAIRNAMHYEQVNNLLYAIEGERRFLQQVVDTLDVQLMAVDLNKNIVLVNTKFEEAHHLTKESLLGKKCERLENPDCAESCDYCMSCPLEQVIKTKHAVNFATRRESIDGISSFLDVILAPILDQEGEVENVIEIVRDITVQWLQEQQTLETEKMKGVLETSAAVSHELNSPIFAALGTAQLMKRSFDDKERLIEDIELIIRNLKKITDLTAKIGRISKYQTRDYVGDERLLDIHGLEGE from the coding sequence ATGCCTAGCCAGACACGCCACTTATCAAGAGATCGGGACTACCTGGACGTTTTTCAACAGGTAACCAAGGCTGTCTCGTCAGCGACGAGTCTGGACGAGATCATTAATCTTGTTTTGACCAAAATGACTGAAACCTTGGTTGTCTCAGGCGCAACGATGTTTCTTCTCGATGAAGATTCTTCGCAGCTAACTCTTCGCGCATCTTGTGGACTGAGCGAGCGTTACTTAAACAAGGGACAGCTTGAATCTGAAAATAGTATCGCTGACGTTCTCCGGGGAGATCCTGCAGCCATCTACGATGTGGCGTCAGATCCGAGAATCAAATATAAGGTTGAATCTCAGAAAGAAGGCATCAAATCTCTACTTGCGGTTCCCATCTTCGTATACGGCAAGGCGCTCGGGGCTTTGAAACTTCTCACCCGCGAGTTCCGGGAGTTCACTCCGGATGAAATCAAATTTGCCGTCTCCTTGGCTGAACATTGCGGAATAGCCATTCAACACTTTCAAGATATGGAGGCCCGCGACCGGCAGGTCCATTATCTGGAAGCCTTGCATGAAGTCAGCCAGATGGTCAATACAACTTTGGATGTCAAAACCATTCTGGATCGAATTGTGCTCAAGCTTCCCCGGATGATGGGTTTACAAGCCGCTACAGTGAGGCTTCTTGATGAAACCGGAAAGCATTTGGTCCTGGTTGCATCTAGAGGTTTGTCCGAAAAATATCTCTCTCGAGGTTCCATAGATTCGGAAGAAGCTATCCAATTGGTTTTGGAGGGTAAGCCGGTTGCAATGGCGCATGTGACCACAGACCCTCGGATAAAATTTACGAAAGAGGCTAAAGAAGAAGGAATAGAGTCCATCTTGGCCGTACCCATCACTGCTATGGGTGAAATCCTTGGCGTGCTTCGGCTTTTAAGTACTAGCGTCAGGGATTTTTCAGAAGAGGAAATCAATTTTGTGACCGCACTGTCCGAACAGAGTGGCATAGCGATCAGAAACGCCATGCATTATGAACAGGTAAACAACCTGCTATATGCCATTGAGGGTGAGCGACGCTTTCTACAGCAGGTCGTAGATACGCTGGACGTGCAACTGATGGCAGTAGATCTGAATAAAAACATCGTTCTGGTAAACACCAAATTCGAAGAGGCTCATCACCTGACAAAAGAATCATTGCTTGGGAAAAAATGTGAACGGCTGGAGAATCCCGACTGTGCTGAATCGTGTGACTACTGCATGTCATGCCCTTTGGAACAAGTCATAAAAACCAAGCACGCCGTAAACTTTGCAACAAGAAGAGAATCCATTGATGGTATCTCTTCCTTTCTGGATGTGATTTTAGCGCCTATTTTGGATCAAGAGGGAGAAGTGGAGAATGTTATAGAAATTGTGAGGGATATCACCGTCCAGTGGCTACAAGAACAACAGACCCTGGAAACGGAAAAGATGAAAGGTGTGCTCGAAACGTCCGCAGCAGTCTCACATGAATTAAACTCCCCAATTTTCGCAGCGCTTGGAACGGCGCAATTGATGAAACGCAGTTTCGACGATAAAGAGCGGCTTATCGAAGATATTGAGTTGATCATTCGCAACCTGAAAAAAATCACCGATCTGACGGCGAAAATTGGACGGATCAGCAAGTACCAAACAAGGGATTACGTTGGAGATGAACGACTCCTTGATATTCATGGATTGGAAGGTGAGTAA